A part of Jiangella alba genomic DNA contains:
- a CDS encoding pyridoxamine 5'-phosphate oxidase family protein, producing the protein MATWKQFEDEVPELAAIVHAQLTATKHHVLATLRADGSPRVSGTEVDFDGDHLTLGSMPEARKAHDLQRDPRYAVHNNPGDATMTVPDVKISGRAVEVTGPEFDAYQSAHAGALPPGPFHLFRLGIDEVVLAGLNDTRTGMAITLWRPGQQVRTFARA; encoded by the coding sequence ATGGCGACCTGGAAGCAGTTCGAAGACGAGGTACCCGAGCTGGCGGCGATCGTGCACGCGCAGCTCACGGCCACCAAGCACCACGTGCTCGCGACGCTGCGGGCGGACGGCTCACCGCGGGTCAGCGGCACCGAGGTCGACTTCGACGGCGACCACCTCACGCTCGGCTCGATGCCCGAGGCCCGCAAGGCGCACGACCTGCAGCGCGACCCGCGCTACGCGGTGCACAACAACCCCGGCGACGCAACGATGACGGTGCCGGACGTGAAGATCTCCGGCCGCGCCGTCGAGGTCACCGGCCCCGAGTTCGACGCCTACCAGTCGGCGCACGCCGGCGCGCTGCCGCCGGGACCGTTCCACCTGTTCCGGCTCGGTATCGACGAGGTGGTGCTGGCCGGCCTGAACGACACCCGCACGGGCATGGCGATCACCCTCTGGCGCCCCGGCCAGCAGGTGCGGACGTTCGCCCGCGCTTAG
- a CDS encoding NUDIX hydrolase — protein sequence MGDLPVVPARPSATVALLRDTPAGVEVYVHVRHVGMAFAAGMLAFPGGKVDPADGADPDDAFVRAAIRETHEETGVELTPGELVPWAHWITPRFEERRYDTWFYLAALPSGQATADVSGEASRVEWVRPADALARGDAGEWVMLPPTAVVLASLTGFATTAEALAAGAGRAVETVVPGWLDDGERVWALLPGDPDFPGDDPGDAQ from the coding sequence GTGGGCGACCTGCCGGTCGTCCCGGCCCGGCCGTCGGCGACGGTCGCGCTGCTGCGCGACACCCCGGCCGGCGTCGAGGTGTACGTGCACGTCCGGCATGTCGGCATGGCCTTCGCCGCCGGCATGCTGGCCTTCCCCGGCGGCAAGGTCGACCCCGCCGACGGCGCCGACCCGGACGACGCGTTCGTCCGGGCGGCGATCCGTGAGACGCACGAGGAGACCGGCGTCGAGCTGACGCCCGGCGAGCTCGTGCCGTGGGCGCACTGGATCACGCCGCGGTTCGAGGAACGCCGCTACGACACCTGGTTCTACCTGGCGGCGCTGCCGTCCGGGCAGGCGACCGCCGACGTCTCCGGCGAGGCGTCGCGGGTGGAATGGGTGCGCCCGGCCGACGCGCTGGCCCGCGGCGACGCCGGCGAGTGGGTCATGCTGCCGCCGACGGCGGTGGTGCTGGCCTCGCTCACCGGTTTCGCGACGACGGCCGAGGCGCTGGCCGCGGGCGCCGGGCGGGCCGTCGAGACCGTCGTGCCCGGCTGGCTCGACGACGGCGAGCGGGTGTGGGCGCTGCTGCCCGGCGACCCCGACTTCCCCGGCGACGACCCAGGAGACGCGCAGTGA
- a CDS encoding phage holin family protein, whose product MAARATSEADGSASIGQLVAAIKDDVTGLVRDEIELAKAELKADAREAGLGIGLIAAAAVLGLLIAILGSFALVYGVHALGLGLGWSFLVVTGFYLLVALILLLVARGRLGRISKAERTKTTARAAAHALKRSSSST is encoded by the coding sequence ATGGCCGCGCGGGCAACCAGTGAGGCCGACGGCTCGGCCTCCATCGGCCAGCTCGTGGCCGCCATCAAGGACGACGTCACCGGGCTGGTCCGCGACGAGATCGAGTTGGCGAAGGCCGAACTGAAAGCGGACGCCAGAGAGGCCGGGCTCGGCATCGGCCTCATCGCGGCGGCGGCCGTCCTCGGCCTGCTGATCGCCATCCTCGGCTCGTTCGCCCTCGTGTACGGCGTCCATGCGCTCGGCCTCGGCCTCGGCTGGTCGTTCCTCGTGGTGACCGGTTTCTACCTGCTCGTCGCACTCATCCTGCTGCTGGTGGCCCGGGGCCGTCTCGGCAGGATCTCCAAGGCCGAGCGGACGAAGACCACCGCCCGCGCGGCCGCCCACGCCCTGAAGAGGTCCAGCAGCAGCACGTGA
- a CDS encoding alpha/beta fold hydrolase codes for MITNDAHRQTVEIPGPWTHRTVAANGAQFHAAEMGDGPLVLLLHGFPEFWWAWRHQLPALAAAGWRAVALDLRGAGGSDKTPRGYDAFTFAADITGAIRSLGERRAVLVGHGWGAYGAWTAAAMRPAHVDALAVLSMPHPLVLRRHLLKGRLRRSGSLAWVQTPMAPERRLIADDGAHVETLLRRWSAPGSAFPDDEASRHYRAAMQLWPAPHCALEYQRWLFRSLFRGDGRRFAKRVQDPLTMPVLQVHGVQDSNFDIELAAASRELVAGEYHWLSVEAAGHFPHEETPDAVTDALLDWLVKQRDRHD; via the coding sequence GTGATCACCAACGACGCACATCGCCAGACGGTCGAGATCCCCGGCCCCTGGACGCATCGGACCGTCGCCGCCAACGGCGCGCAGTTCCATGCGGCGGAGATGGGAGACGGCCCGCTCGTGCTGCTCCTGCACGGGTTCCCGGAGTTCTGGTGGGCCTGGCGGCACCAGCTGCCCGCGCTCGCCGCGGCCGGCTGGCGCGCCGTCGCGCTCGATCTGCGCGGCGCCGGCGGCAGCGACAAGACCCCGCGCGGGTACGACGCCTTCACGTTCGCCGCCGACATCACCGGCGCGATCCGCTCCCTCGGCGAGCGCCGCGCCGTGCTCGTCGGGCACGGCTGGGGCGCCTACGGTGCGTGGACGGCGGCGGCCATGCGGCCCGCGCACGTCGACGCGCTCGCCGTCCTGTCGATGCCGCATCCCCTGGTGCTGCGCCGGCACCTGCTGAAGGGCCGGCTGCGGCGCAGCGGCTCGCTGGCCTGGGTGCAGACACCGATGGCGCCGGAGCGCCGGCTCATCGCCGACGACGGCGCGCACGTCGAGACGCTGCTGCGGCGCTGGTCGGCGCCGGGGTCGGCGTTCCCCGACGACGAAGCGTCGCGCCACTACCGCGCGGCCATGCAGCTGTGGCCGGCCCCGCACTGCGCGCTGGAGTACCAGCGCTGGCTGTTCCGCTCGCTGTTCCGCGGCGACGGCCGCCGGTTCGCCAAGCGCGTCCAGGACCCGCTCACCATGCCGGTGCTGCAGGTGCACGGCGTCCAGGACTCCAACTTCGACATCGAGCTGGCGGCGGCGTCGCGCGAGCTGGTGGCCGGCGAGTACCACTGGCTGTCGGTGGAGGCGGCCGGGCACTTCCCGCACGAGGAGACGCCCGACGCCGTCACCGACGCGCTGCTGGACTGGCTGGTGAAGCAGCGCGACCGGCACGACTGA
- a CDS encoding Lrp/AsnC family transcriptional regulator, translating into MSDQTSPGDGGHTWNTGRSSARDLDDVDRRILAELVEQGRLSIRQLAERVHVSRANAYARVDRLLADGVITGFSAQVNPERAGLATSAYVMLSIQQNAWREVSAALGSLPYVEHFALVGGDFDVLALVRAPNNSELRHVVLEHIQDVAGVLSTRTWLVFDEHLGQGSRWA; encoded by the coding sequence ATGAGCGACCAAACGTCTCCGGGTGACGGCGGTCACACCTGGAATACCGGCCGTTCGTCTGCCCGCGATCTCGACGACGTCGACCGCCGCATCCTCGCTGAGCTGGTCGAACAGGGCCGGCTGTCCATTCGGCAACTGGCCGAACGCGTCCACGTGTCGCGGGCCAACGCCTACGCCCGGGTCGACCGCCTGCTCGCCGACGGCGTCATCACCGGCTTCTCCGCCCAGGTGAACCCCGAACGCGCCGGGCTGGCCACGAGCGCCTACGTCATGCTGTCGATCCAGCAGAACGCCTGGCGCGAGGTGTCGGCAGCGCTCGGCTCGCTGCCGTACGTCGAGCACTTCGCGCTGGTCGGCGGCGATTTCGACGTGCTCGCGCTGGTCCGGGCGCCCAACAACAGCGAGCTGCGCCACGTCGTGCTCGAACACATCCAGGACGTCGCCGGCGTGCTCAGCACCCGCACCTGGCTGGTCTTCGACGAGCACCTCGGCCAGGGGTCGCGCTGGGCCTGA
- a CDS encoding NUDIX hydrolase — translation MTTADGPPPWLRRVADAATGAWADHAGRWSAPDDTARESAVLLLFGDTDGRSDVLLIERAAGLRSHAGQAAFPGGGAEPGDAGPVGTALRECAEETGVDPAGVEVITTLPPLWISVSNYSVTPVLAWWREPCEVRVADPVEVASVQRVPVSELTDPAHRLQLRYPSGQSGPAFRAGGMLIWGFTAGVLSALFDAAGLAEPWDRTLVEPLPTVMGLSREGRGGS, via the coding sequence ATGACGACCGCCGACGGCCCGCCACCATGGCTGCGGCGCGTCGCCGACGCCGCCACCGGCGCGTGGGCCGACCACGCCGGTCGATGGTCCGCCCCTGACGACACCGCGCGCGAGTCCGCGGTCCTGCTGCTGTTCGGCGACACCGACGGCCGCTCCGACGTCCTGCTGATCGAGCGGGCGGCCGGGTTGCGCAGCCACGCGGGCCAGGCGGCGTTCCCCGGCGGCGGCGCCGAGCCCGGCGACGCCGGACCGGTCGGCACCGCGTTGCGCGAGTGCGCCGAGGAGACCGGCGTCGACCCCGCCGGCGTCGAGGTCATCACCACGCTGCCGCCGCTGTGGATCTCCGTCTCGAACTACTCGGTCACGCCGGTGCTGGCGTGGTGGCGCGAGCCGTGCGAGGTGCGCGTCGCCGATCCCGTCGAGGTGGCGTCGGTGCAGCGCGTCCCGGTCAGTGAGCTCACCGACCCGGCCCACCGGCTGCAGCTGCGCTACCCGTCCGGCCAGTCCGGTCCCGCGTTCCGGGCCGGTGGCATGCTCATCTGGGGGTTCACGGCGGGCGTACTGTCCGCGTTGTTCGATGCGGCAGGGCTCGCCGAGCCGTGGGATCGTACTCTGGTCGAGCCGCTGCCCACGGTGATGGGCCTGAGCCGTGAAGGTCGAGGTGGGTCGTGA
- a CDS encoding MarP family serine protease, with the protein MTLGLNAVDLIIIILAVVVGYTGWTHGFVVGLLSFVGFVGGAVAGLLLVPLVLGGFDPGLGVSVLAVLLVLGVASIGQGVLAWAGGWVRSKVSSQPAKKFDAAGGAVLGVAGLLLAAWAVGLAISTAAVPYASPGVRESRLLHLVDQAVPISPDSLRDAFEDVVAAGGFPQVVVPWAAEPIVDVGPPGSLLRRDPEVRTAAESVVQITGRADACERVITGSGFVVAPERILTNAHVVAGVREPVVTFPDGEPLAAQVVAFDPETDLAVLSVPGLTLPQLTMTADDPGNGDEAAVIGYPNNGPLRSEEVRVRDVHELIGHDIYDENTITREVVSLRGSIRPGNSGGPLISPDGTVLGVVFAASLTDPDTGYALAPSEFTDVAADAAEATEPVSTGSCT; encoded by the coding sequence GTGACGCTGGGCTTGAACGCCGTCGACCTCATCATCATCATCCTGGCGGTCGTGGTCGGCTACACCGGCTGGACCCACGGCTTCGTCGTCGGCCTCCTGTCCTTCGTCGGGTTCGTCGGCGGCGCGGTCGCCGGACTGCTGCTGGTGCCGCTGGTCCTCGGCGGCTTCGACCCCGGGCTCGGGGTGTCGGTGCTGGCGGTCCTGCTGGTGCTCGGCGTCGCGTCCATCGGGCAGGGCGTGCTGGCCTGGGCCGGCGGCTGGGTGCGCTCCAAGGTGTCGTCGCAGCCGGCGAAGAAGTTCGACGCCGCCGGTGGCGCCGTCCTCGGCGTCGCCGGGCTGCTGCTGGCCGCCTGGGCCGTCGGGCTGGCCATCTCGACGGCGGCGGTGCCGTACGCGTCGCCCGGCGTCCGCGAGTCGCGGCTGCTGCACCTCGTCGACCAAGCCGTCCCGATCTCGCCCGACAGCCTGCGCGACGCCTTCGAGGACGTCGTCGCGGCCGGCGGGTTCCCGCAGGTCGTGGTGCCGTGGGCGGCCGAGCCGATCGTCGACGTCGGCCCGCCCGGCAGCCTGCTGCGCCGCGACCCCGAGGTGCGCACGGCGGCCGAGAGCGTCGTCCAGATCACCGGCCGGGCCGACGCCTGCGAGCGGGTCATCACCGGCAGCGGCTTCGTGGTCGCGCCCGAGCGCATCCTCACCAACGCCCACGTCGTGGCCGGTGTCCGCGAGCCGGTCGTCACCTTCCCCGACGGCGAACCGCTGGCCGCCCAGGTGGTGGCGTTCGACCCCGAGACCGACCTCGCCGTGCTGTCCGTCCCCGGGCTGACGCTGCCGCAGCTCACCATGACGGCCGACGACCCCGGCAACGGCGACGAAGCCGCCGTCATCGGCTACCCGAACAACGGCCCGCTGCGCAGCGAGGAGGTCCGCGTCCGCGACGTCCACGAGCTGATCGGGCACGACATCTACGACGAGAACACCATCACCCGCGAGGTCGTCTCGCTGCGCGGCAGCATCCGGCCGGGCAACTCCGGCGGGCCGCTCATCTCGCCCGACGGCACCGTGCTGGGCGTGGTGTTCGCGGCGTCGCTGACCGACCCCGACACCGGCTACGCGCTGGCGCCGAGCGAGTTCACCGACGTCGCCGCCGACGCGGCCGAGGCCACCGAGCCGGTCTCGACCGGCTCGTGCACCTGA
- the nth gene encoding endonuclease III: protein MVATESKLALTRRARKINRELDALYPDAHCELDFTTPFELLIATVLSAQTTDVRVNGVTPTLFARYPNAVALAAAERDDVEKIIQPTGFFRAKTQSILGLSQALVDRFGGEVPGTLKDLVTLPGVGRKTANVVLGNAFDVPGITVDTHFGRLVRRFGWTTQTDPDKVEAEIGALFPKSDWTMLSHRVIWHGRRRCHARRPACGACPLARLCPAYGEGPTDPKVAAKLVREGPRA, encoded by the coding sequence ATGGTCGCTACCGAGTCCAAGCTCGCCCTCACGCGGCGGGCCCGCAAGATCAACCGCGAGCTCGACGCCCTGTATCCCGACGCTCACTGCGAGCTCGACTTCACCACGCCGTTCGAGTTGCTGATCGCCACGGTGCTGTCGGCGCAGACCACCGACGTGCGGGTCAACGGCGTCACGCCCACGCTGTTCGCGCGCTACCCCAACGCGGTCGCGCTGGCGGCGGCCGAGCGCGACGACGTCGAGAAGATCATCCAGCCCACCGGGTTCTTCCGGGCGAAGACGCAGTCCATCCTCGGGCTGTCGCAGGCGCTGGTCGACCGCTTCGGCGGCGAGGTGCCCGGCACGCTGAAAGACCTCGTCACGCTGCCCGGCGTCGGCCGCAAGACCGCCAACGTCGTGCTCGGCAACGCGTTCGACGTCCCCGGCATCACCGTCGACACCCACTTCGGGCGGCTGGTGCGCCGGTTCGGCTGGACCACGCAGACCGACCCCGACAAGGTCGAGGCCGAGATCGGCGCGCTGTTCCCGAAGAGCGACTGGACCATGCTGTCGCATCGCGTCATCTGGCACGGACGCCGCCGCTGCCACGCCCGCCGCCCGGCCTGCGGGGCGTGCCCGCTGGCACGGCTGTGCCCCGCCTACGGCGAGGGCCCCACCGACCCCAAGGTGGCCGCCAAACTGGTCCGTGAAGGGCCGCGTGCATGA
- a CDS encoding DUF4177 domain-containing protein, with protein MAKWEYATAPVLVHATKQILDNWGEDGWELVQIVPGMNPENVVAYFKREKAE; from the coding sequence ATGGCCAAGTGGGAGTACGCGACGGCACCCGTGCTGGTGCACGCGACGAAGCAGATCCTGGACAACTGGGGCGAGGACGGCTGGGAGCTGGTCCAGATCGTCCCGGGTATGAACCCCGAGAACGTGGTGGCTTACTTCAAGCGGGAGAAGGCGGAATGA
- a CDS encoding GNAT family N-acetyltransferase produces the protein MHSQWITRAETGADIAAIRDITIAAFDRPDEADLVDLLRADEAWIDGLSIVAAAPDGIVVGHALLTRCHIGDTPALCLGPCSVRPGQQKSGAGSAAIRAGLQAAYDRGERFVTVLGHPEYYPRFGFGRASKHGIGVGFDVPDDALMALTLDDAHLLPSGTIRYAAPFGV, from the coding sequence ATGCACTCGCAGTGGATCACGCGCGCCGAAACCGGCGCCGACATCGCGGCCATCCGCGACATCACCATCGCGGCGTTCGACCGCCCGGACGAGGCCGACCTCGTCGACCTGCTCCGCGCCGACGAGGCGTGGATCGACGGCCTGTCGATCGTCGCGGCCGCACCCGACGGCATCGTCGTCGGGCACGCCCTGCTGACCCGCTGCCACATCGGCGACACCCCGGCGCTGTGCCTCGGGCCGTGCTCGGTGCGGCCGGGGCAGCAGAAGTCCGGCGCCGGTTCGGCCGCCATCCGGGCCGGGCTGCAGGCCGCCTACGACCGCGGCGAGCGCTTCGTCACGGTGCTCGGGCACCCGGAGTACTACCCGCGGTTCGGCTTCGGCCGGGCGTCCAAGCACGGCATCGGCGTGGGCTTCGACGTGCCCGATGACGCGCTGATGGCGCTCACGCTGGACGACGCGCACCTGCTGCCGTCCGGCACCATCCGGTACGCGGCGCCGTTCGGCGTGTGA
- the nhaA gene encoding Na+/H+ antiporter NhaA: protein MPRRLFARSTWPEAQYVASVLRSETTGGFLMLVAAATAIVWANVGTDSYEALRTATIGPSALHLDLDLATWAADGLLAVFFLVAGLELKRELVVGSLRRPAEAALPIIAAVCGMAGPIVVYVVVNAIGGGPMTGWAVPTATDIAFALAVLAVIGSRLPSALRAFLLTLAVVDDLLAILLIAIFFTTDVRIWPLLGAAAILVAYDLMQRRDISAWWLYVPMGVVAWALMHESGVHATVVGVAFGLLTRAHRKEGEEQAPAERIEHRVRPFSAVLCVPVFALFAAGVTISSDSLREVFTQPVALGVALGLVAGKAIGIFGGTYLTARFTRAELSNDLTWGDVFGLATIAGIGFTVSLLIGELAFRDEPHHAELVKTAVLVGSLLAALLATIVLGRRNVIYKRLADEEARDDDHDGIPDVYQAEERGTRP from the coding sequence GTGCCCCGCCGTCTGTTCGCCCGCTCCACCTGGCCCGAGGCGCAGTACGTCGCGTCCGTGCTGCGCAGCGAGACCACCGGCGGGTTCCTCATGCTGGTGGCCGCGGCCACCGCCATCGTCTGGGCGAACGTCGGCACCGACTCCTACGAGGCGCTGCGCACGGCCACCATCGGCCCGTCGGCGCTGCATCTCGACCTCGACCTCGCGACGTGGGCGGCCGACGGGCTGTTGGCGGTGTTCTTCCTGGTCGCCGGGCTGGAGCTGAAGCGCGAGCTGGTCGTCGGCAGCCTGCGCCGGCCGGCCGAGGCGGCGCTGCCGATCATCGCGGCGGTCTGTGGCATGGCCGGGCCGATCGTCGTCTACGTGGTGGTGAACGCCATCGGCGGCGGTCCCATGACGGGCTGGGCGGTGCCGACGGCCACCGACATCGCGTTCGCGCTGGCCGTGCTGGCCGTCATCGGGTCGCGGCTGCCGTCGGCGCTGCGGGCGTTCCTGCTGACGCTGGCGGTGGTCGACGACCTGCTGGCGATCCTGCTGATCGCGATCTTCTTCACCACCGACGTGCGCATCTGGCCGCTGCTGGGCGCCGCCGCCATTCTCGTCGCGTACGACCTCATGCAGCGCCGCGACATCAGCGCCTGGTGGCTGTACGTGCCGATGGGCGTGGTCGCCTGGGCGCTCATGCACGAGAGCGGCGTGCACGCCACCGTCGTCGGCGTCGCGTTCGGCCTGCTGACCAGGGCACACCGCAAGGAGGGCGAGGAGCAGGCGCCGGCCGAGCGCATCGAGCACCGGGTCCGGCCGTTCTCCGCGGTGCTCTGCGTGCCGGTCTTCGCACTGTTCGCCGCCGGCGTCACCATCTCGTCCGACTCGCTGCGCGAGGTGTTCACGCAGCCCGTGGCGCTGGGTGTCGCGCTGGGGCTGGTCGCCGGCAAGGCCATCGGCATCTTCGGCGGGACGTACCTCACCGCCCGGTTCACCCGTGCCGAACTGAGCAACGACCTGACCTGGGGCGACGTGTTCGGGCTGGCGACCATCGCGGGCATCGGCTTCACCGTGTCGCTGCTGATCGGCGAGCTGGCGTTCCGCGACGAACCCCACCACGCGGAACTGGTGAAGACGGCGGTGCTGGTCGGTTCGCTGCTGGCGGCGCTGCTGGCCACCATCGTGCTCGGCCGGCGCAACGTCATCTACAAACGGCTGGCCGACGAGGAGGCCCGCGACGACGATCACGACGGCATCCCGGACGTGTACCAGGCCGAGGAACGGGGCACTCGGCCGTGA
- a CDS encoding helix-turn-helix transcriptional regulator, with amino-acid sequence MRASRLMAMMLLIQQRRMVTAAEVADELEVSVRTVYRDIAALQASGVPLWTESGPGGGIRLVEGWRTTLDGLTGDEAAALFVGGVPSAAADLGLGTVLVAAQTKVIAMLPPELRGRAARLRERFHVDAPGWFGEVAPPEALATVSDAVWSGRRLDVSYQRSDRTVSRLLDPLGLVLKGGTWYLVAAHRQQVRTYRVSRIDAAAVGPDAAWRPDDFDLAAWWAASSAQFDRSLLRYRCRVRLSAPALRRLHTAVGALAATQARDTASEPGADGWSETDLWTESEEVAATQLFALMTGVEVLEPVSLRAALRSVALEVAARNA; translated from the coding sequence GTGAGAGCCAGCAGGTTGATGGCGATGATGCTGCTGATCCAGCAGCGGCGCATGGTGACGGCGGCCGAGGTGGCCGACGAGCTCGAGGTGTCGGTGCGCACGGTGTACCGCGACATCGCGGCGCTGCAGGCCTCCGGCGTCCCGCTGTGGACGGAGTCGGGGCCGGGCGGCGGCATCAGGCTGGTCGAGGGCTGGCGCACGACGCTCGACGGCCTCACCGGCGACGAAGCGGCCGCGCTGTTCGTCGGCGGCGTCCCGAGCGCGGCGGCCGACCTCGGGCTGGGCACGGTCCTCGTCGCGGCGCAGACGAAGGTCATCGCCATGCTGCCGCCCGAGCTGCGCGGCCGGGCCGCCCGCCTGCGCGAGCGCTTCCATGTCGACGCGCCCGGCTGGTTCGGCGAGGTGGCGCCGCCGGAGGCGCTGGCCACGGTGTCCGACGCGGTGTGGTCCGGCCGTCGGCTCGACGTCTCGTACCAGCGCTCCGACCGGACGGTGTCGCGGCTGCTCGACCCGCTCGGCCTGGTGCTCAAGGGCGGCACCTGGTACCTCGTCGCGGCGCACCGGCAGCAGGTGCGGACGTACCGCGTGAGCCGCATCGACGCCGCCGCCGTCGGTCCCGACGCCGCCTGGCGCCCGGACGACTTCGACCTCGCCGCCTGGTGGGCCGCGTCGTCGGCGCAGTTCGACCGGTCGCTGCTGCGCTATCGCTGCCGCGTCCGGCTGTCCGCGCCCGCGCTGCGTCGCCTGCACACGGCGGTCGGCGCCCTCGCGGCAACGCAGGCCCGCGACACCGCGTCCGAGCCCGGCGCCGACGGCTGGTCCGAGACCGACCTGTGGACCGAGTCCGAAGAGGTCGCCGCCACCCAGCTGTTCGCCCTGATGACCGGTGTCGAGGTGCTGGAGCCCGTGTCGCTACGGGCCGCCCTCCGCTCCGTCGCGCTCGAGGTCGCCGCCAGGAACGCGTGA
- a CDS encoding MBL fold metallo-hydrolase, which translates to MTLDGTNTYVLRTGDGNVVIDPGPWLEEHLDAVLSLGPVSVGLITHHHADHCGGVDLFRELTGGAPVLARDPAASGADAELPPHGQRLDDFGLTVLDTPGHTADSVSFVADDGESVLLFTGDTVLGRGTTIVSHPDGDLGDYLASLELLRTAVPPDALLLPGHGPLRWRATDVVDEYVAHRRQRIAQVRAALAGGARTARDVVEVVYADVDRALWPAAESTVEATLAYLRAPG; encoded by the coding sequence ATGACCCTCGACGGCACCAACACGTACGTGCTGCGGACCGGTGACGGCAACGTCGTCATCGACCCCGGTCCGTGGCTGGAGGAGCACCTCGACGCGGTCCTGTCGCTCGGACCGGTGTCGGTCGGGCTGATCACCCACCACCATGCCGACCACTGCGGCGGCGTCGACCTGTTCCGCGAGCTGACCGGCGGTGCGCCGGTGCTGGCCCGCGACCCTGCCGCCAGCGGCGCCGACGCCGAGCTGCCGCCGCACGGGCAGCGGCTGGACGACTTCGGCCTCACGGTCCTGGACACCCCGGGTCACACCGCCGACTCCGTCTCGTTCGTCGCCGACGACGGCGAGTCGGTGCTGCTGTTCACCGGCGACACCGTGCTCGGCCGCGGCACCACGATCGTGTCGCACCCCGACGGCGACCTCGGCGACTATCTGGCGTCGCTCGAACTGCTGCGCACGGCCGTGCCCCCCGACGCGCTGCTGCTGCCCGGCCACGGCCCGCTGCGGTGGCGCGCCACCGATGTCGTCGACGAGTACGTGGCGCACCGGCGGCAGCGGATCGCGCAGGTCCGGGCCGCGCTGGCCGGCGGCGCGCGGACCGCCCGCGACGTCGTCGAGGTGGTCTACGCCGACGTCGACCGTGCGCTCTGGCCGGCCGCCGAGAGCACCGTCGAGGCCACCCTGGCCTACCTGCGCGCCCCCGGCTGA
- a CDS encoding Crp/Fnr family transcriptional regulator, with protein sequence MVDDVLRSALLFRELDDEAAGALRASMTEVHLSRGETLFREGDEGDRVYVVTEGKIKLGRTAPDGRENLLALLGPGQMFGELSLFDPGPRSATATAVTDTTLWSLSHADLTPWLTGRPEVARGLLLQLASRLRRSNDIQTDLVFSDVPGRVAKQLLDLSTRFGVPSEEGMRVVHDLTQEELAQLVGASRETVNKALADFVSRGWLRLEQRSVVVLDVDRLRRRAR encoded by the coding sequence GTGGTTGACGACGTTCTACGGAGCGCGCTTCTGTTCCGCGAACTCGATGACGAGGCGGCCGGCGCGCTGCGTGCGTCGATGACCGAAGTGCACCTCAGCCGGGGCGAGACCCTGTTCCGCGAGGGCGACGAGGGCGACCGCGTTTACGTCGTGACCGAGGGCAAGATCAAGCTGGGCCGCACCGCGCCCGACGGCCGCGAGAACCTGCTGGCGCTGCTCGGACCGGGTCAGATGTTCGGCGAACTGTCGCTGTTCGACCCCGGCCCGCGCTCGGCCACGGCCACGGCCGTCACCGACACCACGCTGTGGAGCCTCAGCCACGCCGACCTCACGCCCTGGCTGACGGGGCGGCCCGAGGTGGCCCGCGGCCTGCTGCTGCAGCTGGCGTCGCGGCTGCGCCGGTCCAACGACATCCAGACCGACCTCGTCTTCTCCGACGTGCCGGGCCGGGTGGCCAAGCAGCTGCTGGACCTCTCGACGCGCTTCGGCGTGCCGTCCGAGGAGGGCATGCGGGTCGTCCACGACCTCACGCAGGAAGAGCTGGCCCAGCTGGTCGGCGCGTCGCGCGAGACCGTCAACAAGGCGCTGGCCGACTTCGTGTCGCGCGGCTGGCTGCGGCTCGAGCAGCGCTCGGTGGTCGTCCTCGACGTCGACCGGCTGCGCCGCCGGGCCCGCTGA
- a CDS encoding RidA family protein — protein MTGTPEERLAELGLSLPDVAKPVAAYVPAVRTGSFVFTSGQVPVRGGELIHKGKVGGEVTPEQAYECAQQCALNALAAVRAEVGDLSAVTRVVKVLGFVASTPDFTGQPQVINGASELLGKVFGDLGQHARSAVGLTVLPLDAPVEVEMIVEVG, from the coding sequence ATGACGGGCACCCCCGAGGAGCGGCTGGCCGAGCTGGGCCTGAGCCTGCCGGACGTCGCCAAGCCGGTCGCGGCGTACGTGCCGGCCGTGCGCACCGGCTCGTTCGTGTTCACGTCCGGCCAGGTGCCGGTACGGGGCGGCGAGCTGATCCACAAGGGCAAGGTCGGCGGCGAGGTCACGCCCGAGCAGGCGTACGAGTGCGCGCAGCAGTGCGCCCTCAACGCGCTGGCGGCGGTCCGCGCCGAGGTGGGCGACCTGTCCGCCGTCACGCGTGTCGTGAAGGTGCTCGGGTTCGTCGCGTCGACGCCCGACTTCACCGGCCAGCCGCAGGTCATCAACGGCGCCAGCGAGCTGCTCGGCAAGGTCTTCGGCGATCTCGGCCAGCACGCCCGCAGCGCGGTCGGCCTGACGGTGCTGCCGCTCGACGCGCCGGTCGAGGTCGAGATGATCGTCGAGGTGGGCTGA